GGGCAGGAACGACCCCATAGTCAGCCCCGGGGACACTGAAAACCTCGCGCGGCTCCTTAAGGAAGCGGGGGCCCGGGTGGATGTCTTCTGGCAGGAAAACGGGCACAGCCTCACCCGAGAGGAAATAACCGCCGCGAGGTCGTTCCTCATCGAATCCCTCGAATAGTTTTCAACAACTAAATCTATGAAGTAACATTAATGGTTGAAGCTCGTTTTAGGCTCATCAAATAAATCGAAGGGAGAAGCCCTATGATCGATTTTTACACCTCCACCACGCCTAATGGCAGAAAGGTCTCCATAATGCTCGAAGAAGCGGAGATTCCATATAATCTAATCCACCTTCACCTGAGCAAGTTCGAGCAGAGACAGGACTGGTATCTCAAAATTAACCCGAACGGCAGGATCCCTGCCATAGTCGACCGCGATAACGGCGATTTCGCCGTGTTCGAGTCGGGTGCGATACTCATCTACCTAGCCGAGAAAACGGGGAAATTTCTCCCTGCGGATCTCAAAGGCCGCTCGACCGTCATACAGTGGCTCATGTTCCAGATGTCCGGTATAGGGCCCATGCAGGGTCAGGCCCATGTGTTCTTCAGGTATGCACCCGAGAAGATCGAATACGCGATAGGCCGCTACCAGCGGGAGACCAAGAGGCTCTACACTGTGCTTGACACGCGCCTCAGGGATAACGAATTTCTGGCCGGGGATTTTTACTCGATCGCCGACATGGCGACATATCCCTGGATCGCGCTCCATAACTGGGCTGGCGTGGACATCGAAGACCTCGAAAATCTCAGGCGCTGGATGACCGCGGTCAGGCGCCGTCCCGCGGTCACGAGGGGCATGGACATTCCGAAGTCGAAGAAAGAGACCGTAGAGGATGCGCAGAAGAGAGGATCGTCACTGCTCGTCTGATTCCGGAGAATTCTCAACCTGTCTGCAATCATAGGTGGATTTGTTTTTAAATCCGTTCGTCCTGAGCTTGTCGAAGGACGTAGTTTTTATCCCCTCTCCCCTGAAGTGGGGGAGAGGGATAGGGTGAGGGGGTACATTTTATAATATTCCTGTCTTTGCAAGGGAAAGCTTTTTTTTGACCGCGGCAATCTCATCCTGTATCGTGAATCCTGTATCCTGTTCGTAGGAGCGGCATCTTGCCGCGATCATCCAAGGGCCAAACCTAACCTGTCATTATGTACTCGTTTCGGAATCTCGTTTTCATCTTACACAGCCCGGTTTGTTTCCCGCCCGCAAGCTAAGTAGAATTTCAAAAGTTCATTTGAATATCTATGGAGGCAATGAGAGATGAGACTCGAAGGAAAAACAGCGCTTATCACGGGCGGAGGCGAAGGCATCGGACGGGCTACGGCCCTCCTCTTTTGCAGCGAAGGGGCTAAAGTCGGAATAATGGGAAGGACGAAAGAGAAGCTCGACCTGGTGGCTTCCGAAGCGGACGGCCCGGGCGAGATCGTTGCGCTTCACGGCGACGTCTCCGTAGAAGGGGACGTAAAGAGGGTGGTGGACGAGTTTTACAAGCGGTACGGGAGGATAGACATCCTGTTCAATAACGCAGGCATCCTCGAAGGCGGCACGGTCGTGACTACCAGCATGGAAGTCTGGGACAGGACCATCGACATCAACGTCAAGGGAGTCTTCCTCATGAGCAAGCACGTCGTCCCCCTCATGGCCATGCACGGCGGAGGCTCGATAATAAACAACTCCTCCGTCCTCGGAATGGTGGGCATGGAAAACTGCGTCGCGTACAACGCCTCCAAAGGGGCCGTGAGGCAGATCACGAGGAGCATGGCCCTTGACCACGCGAAGGACAACATACGCGTGAATTCCGTCTGCCCCGGATACATAAAGACCAAAATGGACGTCGAGTTCATGGGCAACCCTCCAGACGCCGAGGAGCAGCTCGACAAAATAGCTGCCGGCATGATACCGCTCGTGAGGCGCGCGGAGGCGGTCGAGGTGGGCCACGCCGTGCTCTACCTCGCGTCAGACGATTCAAGGTACGTCACGGGCTCCGACCTCGTCATAGACGGGGGCTGGACGACGCTCTAGTCGTTATTTCTTATAATTATATATAGATGGGTGTGTAAAATGGATCCTGTAAGTCACGGATTAGTGGGAGCCGTTTTGGCCGAGAGCGCTTCGACCAAGAGAGAGCTTGGTATGGCGTCTCTGGCCGGGTTCTTGTCGGCGACGCTTGCTGACCTGGATATCCTGATCCGCTCCTCCGAAGACCCGCTCCTCGTGCTCGATTATCACAGGCAGTTTACTCATTCGTTAATCTTTATCCCCGTTGGCGCATTCGTAGCAGCAGGTATCCTGTGGCTTTTCCTCAGGCGGCGTCAGGGCTTCGGAAAGATATACCTTTATTCGATCCTCGGATACGGCACGGCCGGCGTGATGGACGCCTTTACCAGCTACGGCACCCAGCTCCTCTGGCCGTTCTCGGACGCAAGGATCGCGTGGAACATAATATCGATAATCGATCCGCTGTTCACACTGCCACTGGCTTTCTTCGTAGTTTTCGCATTCGTCAGGAAATCTCTCGTTGTCGCGAGGGTAGGGCTCGCCTTTGCCGTTATTTATCTCCTTCTCGGATTATACCAGCGGGAACAGGCGGAGGACGTATTGATGACGATCGCGGAGAAAAGAGGGCATGAAGTGGAGAGAGCGCTCGTGCATCCTTCATTCGGCAACCTGATTCTCTGGCGCTCCGTTTATGGATCAGGCGGTAAGTATTACGCAGACGCGATCCGGGTCGGGCTCTTTTCGGAGCCTCGGGTTTATGAAGGAGGCCCTGTCGATAAATTTACTCCCGAAAACGACCTGCACGGGCTGGACCCCCAATCGGTGCTTTACCGCGACGTACTTCGTTTTAATCACTTCTCGGACGGCTATCTCGTTTTATATCCCGGCTATCCGAACGTCATCGGAGACTTGAGGTATTCGTTATTGCCGAACGGCACCAAGCCCATCTGGGGCATTCTTGCGGATCCTGATAATCCGGGCCGTCATGTTAGGATGTCGGATTACGACCGCGCCGTGACCCCTTCCGACTGGCACGCATTCTTGACCATGCTGCGGGGATGGGAGTTGAATTCAGGCGCTGCGGACTAGAAAAATCCCGACAGATTAAGAGTATCCCCCCGATAGTGTAAAGTATCTAAATTTTGGCTTTGTTTCGAGTTATAATTGGTATCTGGAAAACGGACATGCCCATCTACGAGTTCTACTGCAAGAAGTGCAATACGGTCTATAAGTTCTATTCCCGGACGATTGACACGGCCACCGTCCCCAAATGCCCCAGATGCAAGAGAGTAAAGCTAGAAAGGATATTTTCTTCTTTCGCTACATTGAGCAAACGGGATAAAGAATGCGGCCCTGAGGCCGGCATGCCGGACATAGACGAATCGAAGTTCGAAAGAGCGATGGCCATGATAGAGAGGGAAGCGGAGGGTATGGACGAGAACGACCCCGCTCAGGCGGCGGACCTCATGAGAAAGCTCACCGACGCGGCCGGCATCTCCATGGGCGAAGGGCTGGAAGAAGCTCTCGCCCGGATGGAGAGGGGTGAGGACCCGGATAAGATAGAGGAGGAGCTCGGCGATATTCTCGGGGAGGATTCGTTCCAGTTCGAGTCCAAAAAGAAAAAGGGCGCGAAAAAAACATCACCCAGACCCAGAGTGGACGAAACACTCTATGAGCTATGACGCTGCGAGGTTAAGGATGCGACCACCTGCATTAGTCTCATTTACAATCTTTTGATTATGCTTTCGTAGACCATTCTGCGGTGGAGAATCCCTAAAATATGCACTTCGTTTTTAGCGATTTTAAATACGATTCTTATATCTCCCACGCGCAATTTCCAGTACCCTTTTAATGAACTTTCAAGGGGTTTCCCATATTTCTCGGGCTCTACGCTCAATCTGCTTTCGATAGCCCGCTCAACTGCTCTCTTCTGCTTCTTGTCAAAAGATTTAATGTCATCGCGCACCTTGGGGTGGTAGAGGATCCGGTAACGCATCTATTTCTTCCAGATTTGTTCATGACTGAGTGCTTTATCCTTCTTAAATGTTTTCTCCCGTTCGGACGCAAAATCCTGAAGGATTGTATCCTCGTGTATTTCGAGCGCCAGCCGAAGGAGGTCCCTGGCTTTAAGCGAAATCGATATACCTTCTTTTTTGGCTATCCTTTTTATCGCTTCATATACAGGTTTTTCAAGAACAATATTGATACGCGGGTTTTTGGCAGGCATCTCTCTATCCCCTTTCCTTTTATTTATTATTCAGAAAGTGTATCATAAGTGATGCACTTTTTAAATGCCTCTCTCCCTCGTTTCTATTTCGTACCGACGACGAATTTCTCCGCCGTCCGGCGTTATATTAACATCCGCAGGCGTTTGGTGTATTGTTCTATCTCAAAATGAATAGGCGTATTGCTGTTTTATTAGCGTCCCTTTTATTCCTGGTTATTTACTCCGGCTGCGCCCCGCACAGGGAAGCAGCCAAGCCGAAGGCGTCTCCCCAAATTCCGCCCACTCCCCCTATATATCAGGACACATCGGATTTTGAAAAACCTCCGTGCTCGACGCCGGAAATAAAGATTAAGCAAGGTTCTCTCTGCGGGAGTCTGATAGGCACATCGGACGGGAAGGCTGTAAACGCATATCTCGGCGTACCGTTCGCCGAATCCGCTGGCGGGGAGAACCGCTGGAAGCCGCCTGTACCAAAGGGCGCGTGGGACGGCACGCTCAGGGCTACAAGACTCGGTCCCGCGTGTCCCCAAAATACGGACAACATGTTCCCGCAGAGCGAGGACTGTCTCAGCATAAACGTCTGGACGCCGGCTGAAGCCTATAACGAGCCCCGGGCCGTTATGGTCTTCATCTACGGCGGGGCGTTCATATACGGATATAACGCCGACCCTCTCTACGACGGCGCGTACACGGCCGCGTACGGCGACGTCGTAGTCGTGAGCATGAACTACAGGCTGGGCGCTCTCGGATTCCTGTCGGGGATCAAGGACAGGAAAACGGGCGAAGAAATAAACGGCAACTTCGGCATACTCGACCAGATCCTCGCGCTCGAATGGGTGCGCGACAATATAGGTGCTTTCGGCGGCGACCCCGGCAAAGTGACTATATACGGCGAGAGCGCGGGCGCGATGAGCGTCGGTCTCCACATGCTTTCATCTCCCCGGTCGGAGCCGCTCTTCCGCGCGGGCATCATGGAGAGCAACCCCCTCGGGCTCCCTTACAAGAGCCTTAAACAGTCACACGCGATAGCGAAAGAATTCGCCTCCAATCTCGGCTGTGCGGAGGACGACGTAGGGTGCATGAGGGCGGCGCTCCCCGAGGTGGTGCTCGTCGCGCAGCAGCAGAAAGACTTCGTGTGGCCCGCGCTATTTCACGGCATAAGGGACATGCTCGTCTGGGCCCCTGTGATCGACGGGGAAGTATTGATAGAGCAGCCGGTCGAAGCGGCCGCAGGCGGCGGGATGAACAAGCCCGTTATCATAGGCACGAACGCGGACGAAGCGCTAATTTTCGTCGAGCTTGCAAAAAATGCGCTCGGATGGAAATCTGTATCAGATTTCGATTACAGGCTTACGATGGATTTCATTTTCCGCGATCATGGCCTGCGCGAGAAAATATACGAGAAGCACCCTCCTGACGTGAAGGACAACACCGAACTAATATCGAGGGTGCTTACGGAGTATCTATTCACGTGTCCCAATCTCTATGCAGCTTCCAAAGGTTCCCCCGAGACATGGTCTTATATATTCGACCACGTACTGTCGTTCAACGTCTGGCCCGGTGTTCCGGCTTGCGCCGATGCCGTGTGCCATGCAGCGGAGCTCTCGTTCGTGTTCCATACACCGGAGAGCAGGAGGGGTAACTTCACGCCTCGGGAAAACGAACTTTCCAACCTTATGATCGGATACTGGACAGGTTTTGCTAAGAGCCTGCGTCCGGCTGGGAATACAAACGCGTGGCCCGAATTCAATCCTTATTCCCTGAACCTCATTTTTGTGACCCCTGTGAACGCTATAGAAGCCAAGCCCGACACGACTTCCGACTGCGAATTCTGGGACGGTATCGGATATAACCTCAAGGATTCATTCTGGGGGTTATTTTAGATGAGGACATGAAGACGTCGCACTCGTCAGTCTCGATACGGATATTTACAGATACCCGGTAAGCGCAGTAGAATGTCCTATCTGTCTCGTTAAAGTTTCAGGGAAAATCAGAACCGTTTACGCATGAAGCATATTGCGGCCTTCTTATTCTGTATCTCTATATTTACGGGTATGCCGGGTGTCCGGGCCGGTGAAAGTTCCGGTGAAGATGCCGGTTCGTTCTTCTCAAACCTTTCTTCCCGCGAATACATGACCGGCGACTGGGGCGGTCTCAGGGACAGGCTGATCAACTGGGGGCTCACTCCCACGGCTAATTACAGCGCAACACTACAGGGGAACCCGGTCGGAGGCATGAGGAAGGGCATTAAGTACGCCGGGCTCCTAAACGTTTATCTCGATTTCGACCTCGAAAAACTATTGAAGCTCGGCGGGACCAGGCTCGTCGTATCAGGCGCATGGGCGTACGGAGAGAATCTCAGCGCTAAGGATATAGGGAATTTTTTCACCGTTTCGAATGTCTTCAACGGTAAGTTCATAGGCCTATACCAGTGCTTCATCGAATCGAATGTTTGGATGGACAGGCTTACTTTTGCGGTCGGGCGCATGGGGATAGGGGATGATTTCGGCACGGCAGACGTGTTTGGAATTTACGTCAGCTCCGTCATAAACGCGAACCCTATAAGCCTGACCTACAATATTCCGGCGTATCTCAGCAACCCTGATGCCGCTCTGGGGACGCGTTTCCGCGTAAAACCTGTTAATGATCTTTACATCGCGGCCGGTGTGTATAACGCCGACCCCGACGCGGCCGTCAATCGGAGGGTGTCGATAGACGTCGATTTCAGTTTCGATGACGGAGTGATACTGATAAGCGAAATAGGCTATACGCCCGGAAGTAACGCGGGTTCCGCCGGACTCCCGGGGGATTACAAGTTCGGGGCATATTATGATACCGGGGAATTTAATGAGCTTGCCGACAGTGAGAACACGCGAGAGGGAAATTACGGTTTCTATCTCATAGCCGACCAGATGGTTTACCGCGAGCCAGGCAAAGAGAGCCAGGGCCTGACTCTATGGGCCGCGGCAACTTACGCTCCGGAGGAGGAAATAAATGTCTTCCCCTTCTTTATCGCCTCCGGGTTCGCTTATGAAGGGGTATTCGCGTGGAGGGATAAAGACGTCGCGGGATTCAGCTTCGCCTACGGTAAATTAAGCCGGGATCTCGAAGACCAGGACTACGAGATCGGACTCGAAGGCACATATATTTTTCAGGTCACGCCCTGGCTGGGCTTGCAGCCTGACGTGCAGCTCATAGTGCACCCCGGCGGGAGCGGAAGCATCCCCGATGCTCTCGTCGCGGGAATGCAGGTATCGGTTGATATTTGAGCGGGACCGGCCTCGTCAATTACCGCCTGTCTGAAAAACAGATTTAAGGAACTCCTTCATCTGCGCCCAGGATTTTTCGTCCGCCTCCTTGTTGTATTCGAGGGGCAGTTCGAACTGCTTGCCGTATTTATCCGCGTCCGGGTTGGTGAAACTGTGTTTCACTCCGGGATAAATGACGAGCTCGTAGTCGGCGCCCGCCGTATCCATTTCCTTCTTGAAGGCGTCTATCTGTTCTTGGGGTACGAACGGGTCGCTGCCGCCTGTAAGCACGAGTATCCGGGCTTTTATCGTTCCCGGTGCGGCTGTATGCATCGAGGCCAGGTTCCCGTGGAAGCTGGTGACGCCGTCGAGGTCGGCCCCCGTGCGCGCCATGTGAAGTACTATCGCCCCGCCGAAGCAGTACCCTATCGCCGCTATATCTTCGGGGTTCACGGTTTTCTGCTGTTTCAGCAGCTCGAGCGCGGCGTTGAACCTCTTCTCTCCTATTCCCATATTGTTCATGACCTCGGTCATGAATTTGTTCGCGTTTTCCGGGTGGTCGGCGTTTTTCCCTTCCCCGTACATGTCGACTGCGAGGGCGGTGTATCCGAGCCCCGCGAGCATGTCCGCTCTCTTCCTGACGTAATCGTTATGCCCCCACCATTCGTGCACTACAAGGACGCCGGGTCTCTGCCCCTTGATGCTGTCGTCGTATGCGATGTATCCCTTGAGAACTGTTCCGTCCGCCTTGTACTCGACCACCTCACCCACAACCTTCGAGTTGGCCTGGCTCGTGAGGGACACAAAAATCAACATAACCATCAAACCGAATATTCTTATCATATTCTCCCCCCTGTGGTATTGTATATGCATTCATAGATAAATGATCGGCAAACGGAAGTCAATATTCGCTTCTACCGGTAAAGCGGCGGGTGTCTTGATCATCCGCAAATGTCGTCCCTTCCCCGGAGCTTGCAAATATTCATTGTGGAAGCCGTATAATTTAGTTAATCTTACTGTAACGACGACATTCGCCTCTGATTCTCATTAACGCCGGCAGTTGATTGCGGCTCGGATTTCCTTATTGAATAAATATAGAAAAGTATCTGCATTATTGGTCGGCGGTCTCGGGTTAATAGTAATCCTGGCGGTCCTCTCTCTACTGTTCGTCAAAAGGCTCGTGAGCCCGGAGCGGGTAAAAGAGGATTTGCGTGCGTATCTCTCTCTCAAGATCGGAGGGACGGTCGAATTCGGCGGTGTCGAGATAAATTACATGCCCGGTCCCCACGTCGTGCTGAGAGACGGTCAATTCTCCGTTCCCGGCAGGATGGAAGGGAGCTTCGAGACCCTCATCGTCTATCCGAAAGTATTGCCCCTGCTGAAGGGGAGGGTCGAAGTATCGAGACTGAAAATTATCAGGCCCGAAATTAAAATTTTCGTACATGAGCCGCCTGCCGAAGAAATCCCCGGGTCGGACGATTCTTTCTCGTTCGGGATCTTGAAAGATAACCTCAAAGGGGCCTTGGACAACCTCGATTCCCACGGGAGCGGGCTCAACGCCAGGATAGAGGACGGGACGCTCGTATTGCAAAAGGACTCTGCGCCCGCATTGAGCTTCAGCGGTATGAACGCCGATCTCACGCTGCCGGACGATAAGCTCAGGATAAGCGTGAAGAGCGCATCCAATCTCTGGGACTCCTTCGACTTCAGGGCGTGGATAGACGTGAAAAATCATCAGGGCTCGGGGAGCCTCCACATCAGGGGCGGGAAACCCCACAGGTTCATGGACTTCTACCTGCCTGACAAAAAGATAGTATCCGACTCGGGCCTTAATCTTGCTTTGAAATTCGACACGAGGGACTTGAATGTATTCCACTCCACGCTCAGTGCGTCCGTGCCTAAACTGGTATTGACAGGCGGCGGCGAGGAGCTCGACCTCAGCGCTTCGGACATCGACGCCGATCTTTATTTCGACGACGTGAAGCAGGTGCTCTCCCTCGAATCAGCAAAGCTCATAAACCCCGGTCTCGACCTCAGCGGGAAATATACCGTCGATAAAAAACTGTCCACGGTAAGCCTGTCGCTCCTGGGGAAGAACGTGGACGTGGTCTCCGTCAGGAATGGAGCTTTGTTCATTGCGGGGGAGCGTAAAGTGACCGACTCAATATTCGAAGTCGTGAGGGGCGGAACGGTCCCGCAAGTCACGCTCGATGCGGAGGCGCCTTCATTCGGGGAGTTATGGAAGAAAGGTAATTTCAGGATTGAGGGCGATATGGTGAACGGCCGCATATACATTCCCCCCGCCGAGTTCGATATAGTCGAAGCGAACGGGCACGCGGTCATTGAGGGCGGTTTGCTCAAGGGCACGAACCTCTCGGGCAAACTAGGGAATTCGAAGGGCCATGACGGGACCCTCCTTTTAGGGCTCGGCGAGCCGCCTGACGGGCCTTTCACCCTCGATATAATGATAG
This DNA window, taken from Thermodesulfobacteriota bacterium, encodes the following:
- a CDS encoding type II toxin-antitoxin system RelE/ParE family toxin gives rise to the protein MRYRILYHPKVRDDIKSFDKKQKRAVERAIESRLSVEPEKYGKPLESSLKGYWKLRVGDIRIVFKIAKNEVHILGILHRRMVYESIIKRL
- a CDS encoding dienelactone hydrolase family protein; this translates as MIRIFGLMVMLIFVSLTSQANSKVVGEVVEYKADGTVLKGYIAYDDSIKGQRPGVLVVHEWWGHNDYVRKRADMLAGLGYTALAVDMYGEGKNADHPENANKFMTEVMNNMGIGEKRFNAALELLKQQKTVNPEDIAAIGYCFGGAIVLHMARTGADLDGVTSFHGNLASMHTAAPGTIKARILVLTGGSDPFVPQEQIDAFKKEMDTAGADYELVIYPGVKHSFTNPDADKYGKQFELPLEYNKEADEKSWAQMKEFLKSVFQTGGN
- a CDS encoding zinc ribbon domain-containing protein, translated to MPIYEFYCKKCNTVYKFYSRTIDTATVPKCPRCKRVKLERIFSSFATLSKRDKECGPEAGMPDIDESKFERAMAMIEREAEGMDENDPAQAADLMRKLTDAAGISMGEGLEEALARMERGEDPDKIEEELGDILGEDSFQFESKKKKGAKKTSPRPRVDETLYEL
- a CDS encoding glucose 1-dehydrogenase — translated: MRLEGKTALITGGGEGIGRATALLFCSEGAKVGIMGRTKEKLDLVASEADGPGEIVALHGDVSVEGDVKRVVDEFYKRYGRIDILFNNAGILEGGTVVTTSMEVWDRTIDINVKGVFLMSKHVVPLMAMHGGGSIINNSSVLGMVGMENCVAYNASKGAVRQITRSMALDHAKDNIRVNSVCPGYIKTKMDVEFMGNPPDAEEQLDKIAAGMIPLVRRAEAVEVGHAVLYLASDDSRYVTGSDLVIDGGWTTL
- a CDS encoding metal-dependent hydrolase — protein: MDPVSHGLVGAVLAESASTKRELGMASLAGFLSATLADLDILIRSSEDPLLVLDYHRQFTHSLIFIPVGAFVAAGILWLFLRRRQGFGKIYLYSILGYGTAGVMDAFTSYGTQLLWPFSDARIAWNIISIIDPLFTLPLAFFVVFAFVRKSLVVARVGLAFAVIYLLLGLYQREQAEDVLMTIAEKRGHEVERALVHPSFGNLILWRSVYGSGGKYYADAIRVGLFSEPRVYEGGPVDKFTPENDLHGLDPQSVLYRDVLRFNHFSDGYLVLYPGYPNVIGDLRYSLLPNGTKPIWGILADPDNPGRHVRMSDYDRAVTPSDWHAFLTMLRGWELNSGAAD
- a CDS encoding antitoxin, RHH family protein, with protein sequence MPAKNPRINIVLEKPVYEAIKRIAKKEGISISLKARDLLRLALEIHEDTILQDFASEREKTFKKDKALSHEQIWKK
- a CDS encoding carboxylesterase/lipase family protein — protein: MNRRIAVLLASLLFLVIYSGCAPHREAAKPKASPQIPPTPPIYQDTSDFEKPPCSTPEIKIKQGSLCGSLIGTSDGKAVNAYLGVPFAESAGGENRWKPPVPKGAWDGTLRATRLGPACPQNTDNMFPQSEDCLSINVWTPAEAYNEPRAVMVFIYGGAFIYGYNADPLYDGAYTAAYGDVVVVSMNYRLGALGFLSGIKDRKTGEEINGNFGILDQILALEWVRDNIGAFGGDPGKVTIYGESAGAMSVGLHMLSSPRSEPLFRAGIMESNPLGLPYKSLKQSHAIAKEFASNLGCAEDDVGCMRAALPEVVLVAQQQKDFVWPALFHGIRDMLVWAPVIDGEVLIEQPVEAAAGGGMNKPVIIGTNADEALIFVELAKNALGWKSVSDFDYRLTMDFIFRDHGLREKIYEKHPPDVKDNTELISRVLTEYLFTCPNLYAASKGSPETWSYIFDHVLSFNVWPGVPACADAVCHAAELSFVFHTPESRRGNFTPRENELSNLMIGYWTGFAKSLRPAGNTNAWPEFNPYSLNLIFVTPVNAIEAKPDTTSDCEFWDGIGYNLKDSFWGLF
- a CDS encoding glutathione S-transferase N-terminal domain-containing protein, which encodes MIDFYTSTTPNGRKVSIMLEEAEIPYNLIHLHLSKFEQRQDWYLKINPNGRIPAIVDRDNGDFAVFESGAILIYLAEKTGKFLPADLKGRSTVIQWLMFQMSGIGPMQGQAHVFFRYAPEKIEYAIGRYQRETKRLYTVLDTRLRDNEFLAGDFYSIADMATYPWIALHNWAGVDIEDLENLRRWMTAVRRRPAVTRGMDIPKSKKETVEDAQKRGSSLLV
- a CDS encoding carbohydrate porin, with the protein product MTGDWGGLRDRLINWGLTPTANYSATLQGNPVGGMRKGIKYAGLLNVYLDFDLEKLLKLGGTRLVVSGAWAYGENLSAKDIGNFFTVSNVFNGKFIGLYQCFIESNVWMDRLTFAVGRMGIGDDFGTADVFGIYVSSVINANPISLTYNIPAYLSNPDAALGTRFRVKPVNDLYIAAGVYNADPDAAVNRRVSIDVDFSFDDGVILISEIGYTPGSNAGSAGLPGDYKFGAYYDTGEFNELADSENTREGNYGFYLIADQMVYREPGKESQGLTLWAAATYAPEEEINVFPFFIASGFAYEGVFAWRDKDVAGFSFAYGKLSRDLEDQDYEIGLEGTYIFQVTPWLGLQPDVQLIVHPGGSGSIPDALVAGMQVSVDI